The Nitrospiraceae bacterium DNA window TTCGAAAAGGCGTCGTCGTTTTTCTCTTCCCCCGGATGGAAGCGAAGGTTTTCGAGCAGCATCACATCGCCCGGCTTCATTTTGGCCACGAGCGTTTCGACAGCATGGCCGATACAGTCCGGGGCGAAGATAACCTCCTTGCCGAGCAATCGCCCCAAACGTTTTGCGATCGGGGCCAAACTATACTTCGGATCGAATTTGCCTTTGGGACGGCCGAGGTGAGAGCAGAGGATGACTTTTCCTCCGTCGTCGACGACATGATTAATGGTCGGCAGAGTTGAGCGAATTCGTGTGTCGTCCGTAATCTGGAGGGAATCGTCTAACGGAACGTTGAAATCGGCACGGATGATCACCCGCTGGTTTCGTAGCTGTACGTCGTTGATCGTGAGCTTATGAAGATTCATGCACGCACCCTGTGCCGGCCCTCTCGGATCAAAGAATCAACGTCGGAAATTACCGGGGTGAAACCGGAGTGCTTGGAACAACTCAGCACCCTTTTGATTTGGCGGCGATTACCTTGATCAAATCCCGCACTCGGCACGAATAGCCCCATTCATTGTCGTACCAGGCGGTTACTTTCACCAGCCGCTTGTCGATCACACTGGTGAGGGGAGCATCCACAGTGGCGGAATGGTCGTCGCCCTTCTGGTCGATCGAGACGATGGGAGCTTCGGAGTATTGGAGTATGCCTTTCATAGGGCCATTGGCTGCTTTGCGAAACGCTTCATTGACTGACGCGACATCGCAATCCTTTTCGGTTTCCACCGTCAGATCCACGAGCGAGACGTTCGGAGTTGGGACACGGATGGCGAGACCATCCATCTTTCCTTTGAGCTGAGGGATGACGAGGTGGAGGGCCTTTGCTGCTCCCGTGCTGGTGGGGATCATCGACATCCCGGCTGCTCGGGCGCGACGCAAGTCCTTATGGGGCAAATCGAGCAGTTGCTGATCGTTCGTGTACGAATGGATTGTCGTCATCACACCGTGCTTGATGCCGAAGGTCTCCATCAAGACTTTGGCCACGGGAGCCAGGCAGTTCGTCGTGCAGGATGCGTTCGAGACGATGTGATGAGATTTCGGATCGTAGGTATTCTCGTTGACGCCCAGGACGATCGTGACGTCCGGGTCTTTCGCCGGCGCGGATATGATGACGGACTTGGCGCCGGCAGACAGGTGTTTCCCCGCGCCCTCCCGGTCGGTGAATCGGCCGGTCGATTCAATCACAACGTCGACATTGAGGTCTTTCCAAGGCAGTTCCTTCGGGTCCTTGACGGCCAGGACTTTGATGGCTTTTCCATCGATAAGGATGTGATCGTCCTTGGCTTCGACCGTTCCTTTCAGCGTTCCGTGGACCGAGTCGTACTTCAACAAATAGGCCAGTGTTTTTGCGTCGGTGAGGTCATTGATCGCGACAAAGTGAAGGTCAGAGTCGCCTAAGGAGGCCCGCAAGACGTTTCGCCCGATGCGCCCGAAGCCATTGATCCCGATCCTGATAGCCATAAGGTTTTGTTCCTCAGAGTAGAAAGTGCAAGGTGATTTCGTGCACGAGACCGACCGCGATAGTATCGGTGGCTCCGTACCTTGTCAAGCTATACGGAAGGAGTAACTCCGCGTCGAACTTGGGGAGTTTTCGTCTGACATGTAGGGAGCATGGACGATGGTTGATCTCTACCCGATTGGCGTTTGCCTTGCGTCCATGGCGCGCGTTTCGCTAGAGTCCATGCTCACGTAACGTCTCAATCCGATGAGGGAGTTGTGAATCTATTTGAGAAGGCCACGCAGGTGTTGGAGTGGCCCAGACTCCTTGAAGCTCTAGCCTATCATGCACGGTCGACCCTCGGCATGGAACGTTGCCGTGTTCTTGGCCTCAGCGCCGACGTGGTTGGTGCGCAACGGCTCCAACGGGAAACTTCGGAGATGCGACGGCTTCAAGACGGCAGCGATCCGCTTCCCACCCTCTCGTTCTCGGATGTCCGGGAACTATTGGGGCGGGCGCAGAAGGGAGCCACACTTGAAGCTCATGAACTCCGGGATTGTGCGGTTGCGCTGAAATTGAGCGAGGCCGTGGACAGTGTGTTGAGACGGCACCGGCTGGAAGCTCCTATGCTGGCGGAGGTGGCGGCTCCGCTTCGGGCTGACGCGGAACGTATCAGATTAAGGAACTCGCTCGAGGCTGCGATTGACGCCGACGGATCGATCAAGGAATCAGCCACGCCGGACCTGAAACGACTGTCTCATCATGCTCAGGTTCTTAAACAGCAGATGCGACATCACCTTGAGCAGATTCTCCTTTCTCGTCGCTACGCGGAAGTCTTGCAAGAACAGTACTTCGCTCAGCGCGAAGGACGATACGTTGTGCCGATCAAGACGGATATGCGCGGACGCGTCCCGGGAATCGTCCATGACATATCGGCCAGCGGTGCGACGGTGTTTCTCGAACCGCGTGAGTTGGTTGAGCTGAACAACTCCATCAAAGTCGCCGATCTCGAAGTTGAGCGGGAAGTGCGGCGGATTCTCCGAGAGCTCACCGAATGTGTTGCTGAACAGGCCGGGGTCATTCGTGCTGCGCTCGATGCGTTGGCAGAACTCGACTGCATTACTGCTAAGGCTTCACTCGGCCGGCAGCTCAAGGCCCATCCCGTCGGTCTAAACGATGCAGGGCGGGTGCTGCTGAAAAAGGCCATGCATCCATTGCTGCTGCTTTCGAAGAACGACGTGGTGGCCAATGAGATTCTCATGAAAGAAACCGTACGCGTGCTGATCATTTCGGGACCGAATACCGGCGGGAAGACTGTGACGCTCAAGATCGTCGGGCTTTTCGCGCTGATGGTAAGGGCTGGCTTGCATCTGCCCTGTGACCCGGAGTCCGACATGGCGATATTCCCCGATATCTATGCCGACATCGGGGATGCCCAAGATCTAACCAGAGACTTGTCGAGTTTTTCGGCCCATATGACACAGATGATTCAACTTCTTGCCGAAACCAACCGAGCGCCGGCGATCGGGCAGGCATTGGTCTTACTGGATGAGCCGGTCACCTCCACGGATCCGGCTGAAGGGGCAGCGCTGGCAGAAGCCTTGCTGTGCCGATT harbors:
- the gap gene encoding type I glyceraldehyde-3-phosphate dehydrogenase; this encodes MAIRIGINGFGRIGRNVLRASLGDSDLHFVAINDLTDAKTLAYLLKYDSVHGTLKGTVEAKDDHILIDGKAIKVLAVKDPKELPWKDLNVDVVIESTGRFTDREGAGKHLSAGAKSVIISAPAKDPDVTIVLGVNENTYDPKSHHIVSNASCTTNCLAPVAKVLMETFGIKHGVMTTIHSYTNDQQLLDLPHKDLRRARAAGMSMIPTSTGAAKALHLVIPQLKGKMDGLAIRVPTPNVSLVDLTVETEKDCDVASVNEAFRKAANGPMKGILQYSEAPIVSIDQKGDDHSATVDAPLTSVIDKRLVKVTAWYDNEWGYSCRVRDLIKVIAAKSKGC
- a CDS encoding endonuclease MutS2; translation: MNLFEKATQVLEWPRLLEALAYHARSTLGMERCRVLGLSADVVGAQRLQRETSEMRRLQDGSDPLPTLSFSDVRELLGRAQKGATLEAHELRDCAVALKLSEAVDSVLRRHRLEAPMLAEVAAPLRADAERIRLRNSLEAAIDADGSIKESATPDLKRLSHHAQVLKQQMRHHLEQILLSRRYAEVLQEQYFAQREGRYVVPIKTDMRGRVPGIVHDISASGATVFLEPRELVELNNSIKVADLEVEREVRRILRELTECVAEQAGVIRAALDALAELDCITAKASLGRQLKAHPVGLNDAGRVLLKKAMHPLLLLSKNDVVANEILMKETVRVLIISGPNTGGKTVTLKIVGLFALMVRAGLHLPCDPESDMAIFPDIYADIGDAQDLTRDLSSFSAHMTQMIQLLAETNRAPAIGQALVLLDEPVTSTDPAEGAALAEALLCRLAALNMKVVATTHYGSLKALAQTTAGFANAAVEFDVTTLAPTYRLFMGIPGSSSALEIAARLGMDQLLLDDARLRLKKDATALEDLLGDLHRKQRRLMDDIEQVAEAKVEAERAVREARERLAQLEVTEREERKGIKKKLSEQFNRVRTEVQATVDALKREQKLIKAKETKQRLIELEEQTSAELGPTVTPIPLDQLTVGDQVEISGLGMTGTLLEVPQGKKRVRLRVGEGELLATVSSLVGIGRGNAVLTERVAAARPPQPVEQANPVGDHHALVDVRGQAADEALDHVIAALDRATLAGSPSLRIIHGHGTGKLKAALRQYLKDSPYVVKSRPGDRSEGGDGVTVADLRRE